The window TACCAAAGTCACTGAGAATAGTATCTCCTGCTGATGAGTGGATGGTTACCTCGAGGGGATTAAAAGTAAGATAAAgttagttttaattttaaaaaaatatatatacacaaaatgtCAGTTTTGATTTCACTTTCACCTAtgttgaatttggcttatttgcACTAATTGTCATATTGTATATTGTTACAGTACTAGTATATACAATTAGATACCGGGCTTAGAATTgtgtacgacagacgcgcgtttagtctacaaaaaactcatcagtgacgcccgaatcGCAAAAGTTAAAATAGGCAAAACAAGGCACTAATCTGAAGAATTGAACACTTACTTCGTATGATACTATCTTTTCTGCTTGATCTCTGTTTGTCTCTTTTGCCATGATATCTATCACACTTCCCGGCGGCCCGGTTTTAAGTAATCCCTCCCAATACCcattttcatttttcttcatCTTGCATTCTGGGTGACCTTTTACTAAGACAACACTTGCTTCAGGAATGGCAATCGACATCATAACTTTTTCATTGGAAGGTAGGCAGCAATGTTCAGGCTCTTTTATGCTGTATCCATGACACCAGGCTGGCAGCAGTGCAGTTGTTGGTACAGGAGTTCCGGTCAATGTTGGCAACACGACTTCAATGATTTTGACGTATAGTGGCAAGAATAAATCTGAATCGTCAACTGCATCTGTATTTCGTGCAAACACAGTTAATGTGTATGTTCCCATCTTGGGGAAAGTGGCACAAATCAAAACCAATTCTCCCTTTGTATCAACTGAGACATAGTTATGGTAATCTGTTGTTGTGTCACCCTCTTCCAGTTCCAGCGATGCGGCTACTAGTATGTTTCTTTTTCGTTTGATAGCCATTTTATATTCTCCCGTAACAAGATTAGTTACAAAGGACGGCCAAGGGTCATCTTCAGAGAATCCCAATTGAGCAAATGTTGCAGTTGGACCTAACTGTTTTCCTTCTGTATCAGGAAAGGGATCAGATTCGAGGGGTTCGTCCTGACAGCTAACAAGATAACTACAGGCTGGAGCAAATCTTGTTTTCTTGTTCTTTTCCTTTGCCATTACATTAAGTGCATACTCGCCTGCTTCCGGAAGTCTCACGTTTATAGACATttctccattctcaattgtatgaaGAATATGACCTTCAGTGACAGGTATATCAACTTCGCCCTTCACTAAATCATGTTTAAATTCAAGTTCCCTATCCAATGAAAATTTAATTTCTGCATCGCCATCATCAGCTTCGATTTGACCCTTACGATGAGTTAACGGTACCATTCCCATATCTTTCGTATCCTCCCCTGGACCCCATTCTTCGCGAATATTTGGAGGAAGTGGTTTACAATCTTCCTTTATATCATGACAAGTGAGGAAGTACGTCACTAGCAACGCATGATGTGTGTCTGATTTTTCACTACCATGAAGTTCAAACAGAAATTGCCCTACAAACGGAAATCGAATTACAGCTCTCATAACTCCTTCGTCGAGATCTCTTTCCAAGAAGACAAATCTATCTAAAGCGCTTCTTGTCGAAACCACTTGCTCTCTACAACCTTTTGACCTGTACAGTTTGTAAGCAAACGTCATACGCTTGCTAGTGTCAAATCCGATTTCGAATGTGACTTGTCCGTCATTACTTGACACGTTTGACTTTGGATGTGATTTCAAGGTCAATTTTTCCTGAAAGAAGTCAGATCTTATTGCTGGTAATTCTTTTGCCTCGTCGTAAGTTACAGTTCGAGCTAACAACTGCCATTTGTCGTCGTCGGGGAAATGGTCAAACACAAATATTTCTGGGTCAGCTAAAAAGTAAAATTCACGAAATCGGCAGTGCGTTTTATATGTTCCTCTGTTTTCTTGCATTGCACGCTTTGTGCTAACTTTTCCTTTTTCGTCCTCAATAAGCCTCCAATTGTTCTTTGTAACACCATAAGCTGCTTCACATATCCAACGTACATCAATAAGACGCCATTCCCCATCTAGTAATGCCGCAGTCCAGGTTTTTCTTTGATTCTTAAAATCAGCGCCAACCTCGTAATTGATCGTGTTACGTACACAACCTCTAACTAACTCAAATTTTATATCTGCATGTCTGGAAAAAATATTGACTATGtattaaaaggtaaaataaaatggtTCTGGTTGATAAGGTTTCTGTTTGTTGGAAATAACTTGCTCCTTTCTATCCCCAATTAAAGATACAAAAGAGTTTGCGTTTACAAAAGCATTATTTAAATTAGATAGATATCAAAAGATTtgttgtgagtgccaatgagacgactctccatccaagtcacaatttgtagaagtaaacaactataggtcagagtacggccttcaacacgtagccttAGCTCACatcgaacatcaagctataaagagccccaaaaaatTTATGTTGAAGAATGTAATTATAATTAAACGTATTTTCATTTCATAATATTTCCACGAAGATAAGCGACACAATAATTTCGGACAATAAAGAGTCAAGACGGAGTACTACAAAACGTTACTAGTATTTCATTGCAAGCTTTTTTTGTACAAGTAACTCAAACTATATTAAAGAAGTCAAACAACATACTCGCAGAGTACATGGAATAGTTCGTCGTAATCCATTGTCCGACGTCGAAGCTTCCACAAATAACTTGCAGTAGAATCGTCTGTTGTCCATTCTGTTCTTGGTAAATGTCGTACATAGTCATCCTCCAAACATCGGGCAAGCCATCTGTCAAGAAAAATCAACGCATTGAAATACACGTAAACCGAATCAAATCGAAAAGTTCACTTAAGATTTTCTTTGAAGGGTGTTGAAGACAGTGTATCTTCCAAGcgtttcattttaaaagaaaattcatcATTACTTACTACATACAAAGGTTTCGTTTGGTGTGTTTCTGGTAAAGTCGATGGTTAGTTCACAATTGTTGCAATTCCTTAAGGTCAAAATTAttgtatattgtgttttgttatcctgttaaaaatcatttaatatcAATGCTCtccaaacattttatatttagcATTCAAAACTAAAGGCCTCAAACTTTTATTCCAGCAAATAATTTGCGCATGGAGatcaatttgatttgatttgttttcttctcGTTGTatcaaattttatgattttacaaGATGGTTTAATTTCAACTCTACATACTGTTATTGGGCTTATAACAATTACACTGTATTCAATATAAACATGTCTGATTTTTATCATCAATGataaaaattgtatattattttacttttattatttctaataaatatcaattttcttcTTAAACTATTATAAAACTATAATGACGGAGTGCATAAATCTGAGTCCACAAACGTAACGTCTTCAAATAACTGAAATCATTTACGACGTCAGCATTTCCCCCCAGAAAACGTACAAATGTAAGCGTAacaaaaacactggacacttaGTTTATTACATTACCCTAAACATAAACGTTCATTATactcctcttttttttttacaacgaaGTGCAGCAGATGCACATTctggaaatatatttaaatatatgctAAGGCAATGGTATCTTTTCAAGTTAGTCTATTAAAATAATACAGGAAATATGTGTACCTTGTCAGAACTCTGGCTTTGTCGACATCTGTGTCTGTTGGTTGGTTAGGGTAACTTACCTTGTTAGAACTCTGGCTTTGTCGACATCTGTGTCTGTTGGTTGGAGAAGGTAACTTACCTTGTCAGAACTCTGGCTTTGTCGACATCTGTGTCTGTTGGTTGGTTAGGGTAACTTACCTTGTCAGAACTCTGGCTTTGTCGACATCTGTGTCTATTGGTTGGAGAAGGTAACTTACCTTGTCAGAACTCTGGCTTTATCGACATCTGTGTCTGTTGGTTGGAGAAGGTAACTTACCTTGTCAGAACTCTGGCTTTGTCGACATCTGTGTCTGTTGGTTGGAGAAGGTAACTTACCTTGTCAGAACTCTGGCTTTGTCGACATCTGTGTCTGTTGGTTGGAGTAGGTAACTTACCTTGTCAGAACTCTGGCTTTATCGACATCTGTGTCTGTTGGTTGGTTAGGGTAACTTACCTTGTCAGAACTCTGGCTTTATCGACATCTGTGTCTGTTGGTTGGTTAGGGTAACTTACCTTGTCAGAACTCTGGCTTTGTCGACATCTGTGTCTGTTGGTTGGAGAAGGTAACTTACCTTGTCAGAACTCTGGCTTTATCGACATCTGTGTCTGTTGGTTGGTTAGGGTAACTTACCTTGTCAGAACTCTGGCTTTATCGACATCTGTGTCTGTTGGTTGGTTAGGGTAACTTACCTTGTCAGAACTCTGGCTTTGTCGACATCTGTGTCTGTTGGTTGGAGAAGGTAACTTACCTTGTCAGAACTCTGGCTTTATCGACATCTGTGTCTGTTGGTTGGTTAGGGTAACTTACCTTGTCAGAACTCTGGCTTTGTCGACATCTGTGTCTATTGGTTGGTTAGGGTAACTTACCTTGTCAGAACTCTGGCTTTGTCGACATCTGTGTCTGTTGGTTGGTTAGGGTAACTTACCTTGTCAGAACTCTGGCTTTGTCGACATCTGTGTCTATTGGTTGGAGAAGGTAACTTACCTTGTCAGAACTCTGGCTTTATCGACATCTGTGTCTGTTGGTTGGTTAGGGTAACTTACCTTGTCAGAACTCTGGCTTTGTCGACATCTGTGTCTGTTGGTTGGAGTAGGTAACTTACTAAGTATCGGATGTGCTGATTGATGTATGTGAAGGGTGTCTGTAAGTGAAAAGTGAGACATAAGTTTCATAAATATATTGTGCAAAGCATAACATTAGTTGTATACTAATACGCCTTTTTAATTAATGCAGTAAAGCCATTTGATAAAACTAAGTTCGAAAAGACTTTGTGATTCAACACTACAATAATTAAGGTTTCTATCCTATGATTCTCTGGAACAATGCACCTGAGGATTTTATCAACGCTAAAATAAAATGTTCAGTAAACTCGACACAATTTCATTAAGACTTAAATATATTTAACATGTCTTTgcaattataatacatgtatactgttTTATGGAATCTTTTAAAATCCAGCCATTACCATATACACGTGGTATGACGCATTAATATTGCGTGACATGCAATAGAATAAAACAATTGCCCCTCATGgctttaaacatttttaatctttttgtgAATGTTTCACTTTAATTTGAATTTAGCCTGGTTAATAGTACTAAACTaacaaatatttacaacaaaCCTTAATTGCGTGTTCATCTAAAACTGCAAATGCTTCCTCGTCCAGGACATCCTCTTTAGATGTCATGGGAGGTGAGGGGAGCACGTTTCCATCGTCATCAACTGGCCGCTCCCAATCCAACCTCCGGTATACATCCTGGGCTTCCCTCAATAACTCAGGTGTAGGAACTTCTCTGTGGAAGCCTAACTTTCTAAAATGTTCAGTAAGGTCTTCTCTCTGAAATAAAGATAATCATATAATGATTTATACACGTTAATGTCTTCTGTAAACTGTCGTTTAAGTGAAAGATGAGTGTTAAACTCAGAATTACATTGTGTCAAAATCATAATTCTccagaatttataaaaataaatcctCAACTCTTGACTCACGCAAACAACATTCAAAGCAAACCAGTCGTTAATTGGTTCTTTTTATTACCAAGTACATTACGTTTTACTCCAGTTCTTATTCTAGCTTACTTTCTTTACTCATATGGTCTGAATTTATGCCATATGTATAGAAAACTTCAAATACGTCTTTAATATTGGCCATTGTATGTTTACTCTCTTCTAAATACTTGatacaaaatgtgttttttgATCGGCTCTTGGTTTTAATCTGGTGATGTGATATGATCGTTAATGTgtcaactatccacaagagactaaGTGACGTGGATCAAACTATAGGCAACTGTATGTAGCCTTCAACATTCAATATCGTATATTTAGCTCAGACatgacaaaatatataacaatttaaacGAGACAACTAACGTCCATTTTTACAagtatgataaaacaataaaccACATACAAATAGGACAGACAACAACCCATgacaaccgctgaattacaggATTCCAACTAAGAACATGAACATAATGTGGCAGGTGAAACTATGATGTGGCTCGACACTTTCATAAACTCTGAAAGCGGAGCAAAACTTTAAGGTTAAAACTaacatacacaaaaaaatagaagaaaaaagaCATATCTTGACAATCAATGAGTACCAACAGTTACTGAAAGCTGAATCAAAACCAATTAcaactctgttttttttttttattcattttgtgtttttaacgTGGCACTTCTGAGTTGACCTgacatatcatttatatggtcatatTTGTACACTAATTGTTTTTACGTAATTGCATAATAGCCTTTAAATTTCAATAACATGATGGTTGTTCACGCCCAACGAGAATAAATCCATGTTCAAATTACTATCACTTtatgagagagagagaaaaaaaaacagtaggaAAGCCATAGTCAGAGAGATAAAACAAAACTGGAGACGTCTTTTGTTGTTGATATATCAACAGTTAGTGTGACTGTCATTAAacataaaaatgtcataaacttATCTTATTTGGCGTAAACATTAGTTGTATTTATACAATTTAGTTATTCCTATATTTAAAAGAACAAAGTAACAATTAGTATAATAATATTTCAACAAGATTTTAATTCATCGTTGACTTAACGTTTGAGCAAATATTTGTCGTCAATATATGTAATGGACGAGGTAGGGTAATGGACATATTTATCCTCAGTATTTATTATTTGGTTTAAAGGGATGTACATATGTTTGCTTGAAGAAATTGTAAGAAATTGGTTTTTGAAGGACACAAAAATGCACAGAAAATAATGGGACCATAGAAAGATTAAGCTATGTTTTTGGTTCGAAAGTCAGAACTTGCTTAAATGTATCAAATAACATCGTGCATGTCTGGAActagatatttgtttttatttatacaaaagcTTTGTGTATAAAAGAGAGGTGAAATATACCAAactgacattcaaactcattgacaacaccatggcaaaataaaagaaaaagaccaaagaCTAAGAATAGtaacagaacacaacatagaaaactaaagactgataaCAAATAAGAATCATATTCTTTACAGATTCAGGGGTACACAGTTCACTTTATTGGTTAAGTAAATAGAAAGTAGTAACAAGGCAACTTCATGgtacacaataaaattgagaatggaaatggggaatgtgtcaaagagacaacaacccgaccaaagagcagaaaacaaggCCACCAGTGGATCGTGAAACAAGACTTTACCATACATTGAtgtgtatgtatgtgtgtgtatAAATATTATCAACATTAAACTatgatcatttttatttaaatcaaacgCTTTTCAGCATatgattaaaattttactgtATAATTACACTCAACTTGAGTTACGTAGAATTAATGTATTTAACCTGgaacttttacatttttttatctaTTGGCCCCAGATTTAACCGAAAAAAGATTAATCTACAAACGTGTTTGAATCTCTTTAAAGAAATCCCATTTAGTTTAAAATATGCTAATTaggggtatatatatatatatatgtgtgttttcAATGCCTTCATAATGTGTTGTTGagcattttaatacattttaaccAGGTCTGTCAAAGTTGTGGTCgttatttatttgaattatttataaaaaatattcatttaaatacgGCAATTAAACTTTTAATTACCTTCGATTGTCATAATACACAATATTCAATTTTATCGTTCTGAATAGAAGAAAATTTAATACCTTtttcaatgatttaaattttgCGTTCCGATGttaagtaaaattgaaaataatttcttttattatGAACGTTCAATAGAGATTTTATACTAGGACAAGTGTTTTTGAATTGAAgttttgaaatccaaagcatCAATTTTCAAAGTTTTGGAACGGGACCAATCAAAATTtggtaaaatttaacaataacgCCGCTAAAACACCGAATGCAACTTACACGATGGAAAAATTGTATCATTTCTTTGAATGAATAGCATCAtcaactttttaatttttaattagttctaatattctttaatttaaatatgcccttttaatattttactaaaagtgGCATGCTTTCTGAAGAAAACGATACAGCTAAATAATGCATAATATCATAAACTTTCTATATCATTAGTTCATATCTAACACCGGTGTATCTGAAACTCAAAGTAAAAGTGTCGGCAATTATCAATAATACCATGACTTAAGCGGCTAATCTTATGATTGAACTATGAAATCGCACGTTGACCTTAGAATCCATAGAGTATTCAAACTATTTTATTGCAGGGACTTACTATTTATCCGTATCATATCTTGGTTTCACAAAGAGGATTTTGATAATACTTTAAAGTATGCCTTTAAGTCAGATATAGACCACTTGATTGGGTTGGCATACACTATAAAGTGCCAATTTGCTTAAAGGGGAAAATGTATagttattttataacaattgatTTAACCTGCATCCAACacaggagtaggtccggtaagggccgattatGGCCTctaatttcaagttcatctgacgaaagatgtttgacactttttaaacacttaagtgtctatttcatttgattcaataagtttatgtgaaagacttttactgatttagtcattaaaaacgctccgatttaagcttaaatatgaaaaatctatcaaatatgccaaaaaatgtcatttttcagactgtttttgtcaaaaatgaaagtggccgcatccgtgttcatcctcaacctttgtATATGGTAtgcattatcatcaaatacaacttaaatttcaatatcGAGAATGAACACACATGCAGCCACTTTcttttaagacggaaaccgtcaaaaatttaactaaaatgctagaattgtgaagatttcagtaattcagCATgagatgctagtacccgatatatatgcaatgtattgtcaaaaaacagcccatatttatgtagcagaagcattctactttccaataaataactaatagtttaaattttaacaattttgtaaaactgctatatttgtggggccaaaaaggggtcttactggacctactcctttaattggaaaaaaataagaCATTCACAATTGTATActgaatttttgtttttggaaTAAATGCTGACAATTGAGATGCTTAAATGACTTTTATATGAAGTTGCTCTGATGATTCTAGTTATCGGAATGGTTTTCACGAGCGCAAGTAAATACAAAAATCATATAATTGTACGGAGATTTGAGTGATATGTCAaggagacagcaaccaaacaacacaacACATAAAAAGGCATCTTCAGGTTAACATATGGTTTTAACTATAGACTGATGTCCAGAATTGTAGTGAGAACATTTATCAGACTATACCAGAGATATGTGCATCAGTGTCTGCTAAATCAAATTCTCTAAAATTACATAACAAAAAGATAGCATTAAGATATTACAAAGACAACTACTATGTGTACAAGAGATTTCTGACTTCGACAGACAACTCAACATGTTGCAGGATTATACAACCCGCCTCTTTGTTAAATATCAACTCTCTGCATCCATAACATTAACACACTGTATTAGTTGATACAACAATTGCTGTATTAAAGTTAACactttattttatcatgttttcatGTGCAAGACTTCGCTTAATTTTTACATCGATGTGTAAATTTTATGAACCAATGAGTGACatggaaataaaaatatggtCACTACAAGTCTTCTTCCTACCGGCAGCAAAACCCTTGCCAAGTTTGGCGTCCGTTTGGTTGTGCGAGATATTAAGAAACATCATAAAAAATCTTTGTGTGGTCCGTTGGTGGTCTGTTGGCTTGCAAGACATATTTTCAGTCCCtttccaatataccctcatttttcagtgTCAGTCGAAACGTCCCCGATCGTCCATCTGAACGACATCTGTTACAGTAACCACCTATTGCATATTTCTTCATTTGTACTTATTTTGAACCAGCATGATATATTTTAGAAACCAACAATCAAGCAATCAATGGACCAAAGTTGTATTACACAATGTCATGCTTTCTTCAAACTGCTTATGACGCCGTTGCACTAAATCCGTTGGAGGTGTACAAATAGACATACAGTCTAAAATCACATGGTTTATTaatcaattgaaattaaaatttagatTCATGAAACTGCGAGaacccattttttttatatttaaaaaaaaaataagtagatAACATTTATGCACCTTTAAAACACCTTAAGATAGTTTTTGATCAATTTAATGGAAGTATTTAACCTTCATAAAAGCCTAAATGCGTAATACTATTCGGTCCTCTacataatttgtttatatacGTACTATGGGACATTTTTGGATACAACTCGTAGTTTCTTGTTGCCAGATATTTTATTCCTGGTATATATTACGACCATAATTATCCAAATTTGACAGCCTACCATTCAAGTatttaacaaacatttaaaagATATGTTCGGAGATTAGGATGTCtttgtaaatagttttatatttctttaatttgGCTACATAACGTATACCATATGTCTTGACACAATTCATGTCCATGTAATTCGATATCATACAAGCATTAAGTAAGTTTACATTCGAAATTTTTAAGATTAATGCTATTGTACAATTAAATTCTATCTGTGATATTGGTACAAGGA of the Mytilus galloprovincialis chromosome 8, xbMytGall1.hap1.1, whole genome shotgun sequence genome contains:
- the LOC143085273 gene encoding uncharacterized protein LOC143085273 isoform X4 — its product is MREDLTEHFRKLGFHREVPTPELLREAQDVYRRLDWERPVDDDGNVLPSPPMTSKEDVLDEEAFAVLDEHAIKTPFTYINQHIRYLVSYLLQPTDTDVDKARVLTRWLARCLEDDYVRHLPRTEWTTDDSTASYLWKLRRRTMDYDELFHVLCEHADIKFELVRGCVRNTINYEVGADFKNQRKTWTAALLDGEWRLIDVRWICEAAYGVTKNNWRLIEDEKGKVSTKRAMQENRGTYKTHCRFREFYFLADPEIFVFDHFPDDDKWQLLARTVTYDEAKELPAIRSDFFQEKLTLKSHPKSNVSSNDGQVTFEIGFDTSKRMTFAYKLYRSKGCREQVVSTRSALDRFVFLERDLDEGVMRAVIRFPFVGQFLFELHGSEKSDTHHALLVTYFLTCHDIKEDCKPLPPNIREEWGPGEDTKDMGMVPLTHRKGQIEADDGDAEIKFSLDRELEFKHDLVKGEVDIPVTEGHILHTIENGEMSINVRLPEAGEYALNVMAKEKNKKTRFAPACSYLVSCQDEPLESDPFPDTEGKQLGPTATFAQLGFSEDDPWPSFVTNLVTGEYKMAIKRKRNILVAASLELEEGDTTTDYHNYVSVDTKGELVLICATFPKMGTYTLTVFARNTDAVDDSDLFLPLYVKIIEVVLPTLTGTPVPTTALLPAWCHGYSIKEPEHCCLPSNEKVMMSIAIPEASVVLVKGHPECKMKKNENGYWEGLLKTGPPGSVIDIMAKETNRDQAEKIVSYEVVSKEDLLQMEMKQEVTFRDALNRLESKEAEKQSRIITRLNQAVDDRNRPKLEKCLARAKELNPKGATVDITRAEVLLRELLDEEGRLIARKELRKATRISDIPSLESAVRKFKHLQMVEEDGDFSAAVEVLRNLLDKKDDYVLPSIIIDDDVKKDVTLHTATGENLFHGRNTGGVHIYVLPDGHVQQQELTGAESSFLHHSMRSFHKDTTQLTFSEIPESKGDDSFTGPSHHFSGPTLGTSTPQKPHKSSARVPELLREARLKSKMAQQSDDEPDQDEVEAALDEIEKEEHISKDWGGRRTWKNRTMNVFKKYWHSMKEKSQVSEETLNDDIEKEIQRLRHINTMCRKMSQAARKIGRNYGTLISSEKSFHELLGDIPDLNESLGEELANTSITQQDLIGVEGVMKASFDDFAKSIDKLCTHMVSKAEVAARDLEKARIDMETEEILYGNRSSPSFGSYGQQSKQSAIRTSFFALRNNILEDLQETNSETEEEIRRNLSGLHKKMAEVQTSKGNTSRTEHDVSMDFLSSWKM
- the LOC143085273 gene encoding uncharacterized protein LOC143085273 isoform X5 — encoded protein: MSKFTDSSLIVEDYSDKRKSDEARWREDLTEHFRKLGFHREVPTPELLREAQDVYRRLDWERPVDDDGNVLPSPPMTSKEDVLDEEAFAVLDEHAIKTPFTYINQHIRYLVSYLLQPTDTDVDKARVLTRWLARCLEDDYVRHLPRTEWTTDDSTASYLWKLRRRTMDYDELFHVLCEHADIKFELVRGCVRNTINYEVGADFKNQRKTWTAALLDGEWRLIDVRWICEAAYGVTKNNWRLIEDEKGKVSTKRAMQENRGTYKTHCRFREFYFLADPEIFVFDHFPDDDKWQLLARTVTYDEAKELPAIRSDFFQEKLTLKSHPKSNVSSNDGQVTFEIGFDTSKRMTFAYKLYRSKGCREQVVSTRSALDRFVFLERDLDEGVMRAVIRFPFVGQFLFELHGSEKSDTHHALLVTYFLTCHDIKEDCKPLPPNIREEWGPGEDTKDMGMVPLTHRKGQIEADDGDAEIKFSLDRELEFKHDLVKGEVDIPVTEGHILHTIENGEMSINVRLPEAGEYALNVMAKEKNKKTRFAPACSYLVSCQDEPLESDPFPDTEGKQLGPTATFAQLGFSEDDPWPSFVTNLVTGEYKMAIKRKRNILVAASLELEEGDTTTDYHNYVSVDTKGELVLICATFPKMGTYTLTVFARNTDAVDDSDLFLPLYVKIIEVVLPTLTGTPVPTTALLPAWCHGYSIKEPEHCCLPSNEKVMMSIAIPEASVVLVKGHPECKMKKNENGYWEGLLKTGPPGSVIDIMAKETNRDQAEKIVSYEVVSKEDLLQMEMKQEVTFRDALNRLESKEAEKQSRIITRLNQAVDDRNRPKLEKCLARAKELNPKGATVDITRAEVLLRELLDEEGRLIARKELRKATRISDIPSLESAVRKFKHLQMVEEDGDFSAAVEVLRNLLDKKDDYVLPSIIIDESSFLHHSMRSFHKDTTQLTFSEIPESKGDDSFTGPSHHFSGPTLGTSTPQKPHKSSARVPELLREARLKSKMAQQSDDEPDQDEVEAALDEIEKEEHISKDWGGRRTWKNRTMNVFKKYWHSMKEKSQVSEETLNDDIEKEIQRLRHINTMCRKMSQAARKIGRNYGTLISSEKSFHELLGDIPDLNESLGEELANTSITQQDLIGVEGVMKASFDDFAKSIDKLCTHMVSKAEVAARDLEKARIDMETEEILYGNRSSPSFGSYGQQSKQSAIRTSFFALRNNILEDLQETNSETEEEIRRNLSGLHKKMAEVQTSKGNTSRTEHDVSMDFLSSWKM
- the LOC143085273 gene encoding uncharacterized protein LOC143085273 isoform X6, which produces MSKFTDSSLIVEDYSDKRKSDEARWREDLTEHFRKLGFHREVPTPELLREAQDVYRRLDWERPVDDDGNVLPSPPMTSKEDVLDEEAFAVLDEHAIKTPFTYINQHIRYLVSYLLQPTDTDVDKARVLTRWLARCLEDDYVRHLPRTEWTTDDSTASYLWKLRRRTMDYDELFHVLCEHADIKFELVRGCVRNTINYEVGADFKNQRKTWTAALLDGEWRLIDVRWICEAAYGVTKNNWRLIEDEKGKVSTKRAMQENRGTYKTHCRFREFYFLADPEIFVFDHFPDDDKWQLLARTVTYDEAKELPAIRSDFFQEKLTLKSHPKSNVSSNDGQVTFEIGFDTSKRMTFAYKLYRSKGCREQVVSTRSALDRFVFLERDLDEGVMRAVIRFPFVGQFLFELHGSEKSDTHHALLVTYFLTCHDIKEDCKPLPPNIREEWGPGEDTKDMGMVPLTHRKGQIEADDGDAEIKFSLDRELEFKHDLVKGEVDIPVTEGHILHTIENGEMSINVRLPEAGEYALNVMAKEKNKKTRFAPACSYLVSCQDEPLESDPFPDTEGKQLGPTATFAQLGFSEDDPWPSFVTNLVTGEYKMAIKRKRNILVAASLELEEGDTTTDYHNYVSVDTKGELVLICATFPKMGTYTLTVFARNTDAVDDSDLFLPLYVKIIEVVLPTLTGTPVPTTALLPAWCHGYSIKEPEHCCLPSNEKVMMSIAIPEASVVLVKGHPECKMKKNENGYWEGLLKTGPPGSVIDIMAKETNRDQAEKIVSYEVVSKEDLLQMEMKQEVTFRDALNRLESKEAEKQSRIITRLNQAVDDRNRPKLEKCLARAKELNPKGATVDITRAEVLLRELLDEEGRLIARKELRKATRISDIPSLESAVRKFKHLQMVEEDGDFSAAVEVLRNLLDKKGMLRYSPPSQSSFLHHSMRSFHKDTTQLTFSEIPESKGDDSFTGPSHHFSGPTLGTSTPQKPHKSSARVPELLREARLKSKMAQQSDDEPDQDEVEAALDEIEKEEHISKDWGGRRTWKNRTMNVFKKYWHSMKEKSQVSEETLNDDIEKEIQRLRHINTMCRKMSQAARKIGRNYGTLISSEKSFHELLGDIPDLNESLGEELANTSITQQDLIGVEGVMKASFDDFAKSIDKLCTHMVSKAEVAARDLEKARIDMETEEILYGNRSSPSFGSYGQQSKQSAIRTSFFALRNNILEDLQETNSETEEEIRRNLSGLHKKMAEVQTSKGNTSRTEHDVSMDFLSSWKM